GTGGACAGAAAGGAACAATAATAATGTCAGAAAATCTAAACCTGAAccaacacagatacacacaaacatcaacACATAGGGTATAGAAATGCACCAACCTAACCAtttcatatctctctctctctctctctctctctctctctctctctctcacgtgaGAGGCTGCGTGAGAGGATGCGTGAGAGGACGCGTGAGAGGACGCGTGAGAGGACGCGTGAGAGGATGCGTGAGAGGCTGCGTGAGAGGCTGCGTGAGAGGCTGCGTGAGAGGATGCGTGAGAGGCTGCGTGAGAGGACGCGTGAGAGGATGCGTGAGAGGCTGCGTGAGAGGATGCGTGAGAGGCTGCGTGAGAGGATGCGTGAGAGGATGCGTGAGAGGCTGCGTGAGAGGCTGCGTGAGAGGATGCGTGAGAGGATGCGTGAGAGGCTACGTGAGAGGCTACGTGAGAGGATGCTGCACGGTTTCCTCTCCGTTTGCTCTAGCCTCTCCATTCTCAGGCTGTACAGCTAAAGTCACAGTACAGTGATCCCACCTCCATCACAGTGAATACATTCCAGATCACCACGTGAAGTGGGAAAATTCATTAAGTCGAATTCATATAATTATTTGACTATTTTTATATAAGCCCTTATAAAAGCTAACCAGACTCATAAACATTTCCCATACAGTAAAACCGcataaaacatttatattatccAACAATAGTGCCccatgtacagtatgtacagtaaaagaaaaagaaaacattgtTTCCAGAAATCCAAGATGCAGCGAAAATTCCATGATAAATATTTAGATCCAACAAAAAAATCCATGATGGAGTGAAGCTACGAAGAAGGAAGCGTGATACAGTGAGAGATCACTGGACTACAATGTTTTATTACTGGATCACTGGACTACAATGTTTTATTACTGGATCACTGGACTATAATGTTTTATTACTGGATCACTGGACTACAATGTTTTATTACTGGATCACTGGACTACAATGTTTTATTACTGGATCACTGGACTATAATGTTTTATTACTGGATCACTGGACTACAATGTTTTATTACAGGATCACTGGACTACAATGTTTTATTACTGGATCACTGGACTACAATGTTTTATTACTGGATCACTGGACTACAATGTTTTATTACAGGATTACTGGACTATAGTGTTTTATTACTGGATCACTGGACTACAATGTTTTATTACAGGATCACTGGACTACAATGTTTTATTACAGGATCACTGGACTACAATGTTTTATTACAGGATCACTGGACTACAATGTTTTATTACAGGATCACTGGACTACAATGTTTTATTACAGGATCACTGGACTACAATTTTTTATTACAGGATCACTGGACTACAATGTTTTATTACTGGATCACTGGACTACAATGTTTTATTACTGGATCCTGGACTATAATGTTTTATTACTGGATCACTGGACTTTCTGTTTTGCTCTCCATGTTCCCTGGCTGACTGGGATTGATTTGAGAAACAGTGAAATCACTGCTACTTAGGAGTGCATGGAAGACTATTTGTCTGTTTAACCAACCAATCATCTACGAGTCTTCTCTCTGTACTgccatccatccctccatccaagGATCCATCCCATCCCACCCATCGCCATCACCATCTGTTCTCCAGTCTGTTTATCCATCAGTGCATGAATCACAATGACTCTGCTCCACCTTCAGCCTCTCACCCTGTTCTCCACAGCCAGCACGACCAGGTTGCAGTAAGCGTCAGGGCATGGCGTGGGCTCCAGGGGGTTGTGGTTCCTCCTCTCCCAGCTGCCGTAAGTCTTGCCCCTCTCCCAGCTCCCCATGCAGGCCTGCCTGCGCTCCCAGCTGCCACCCTGCCCCTGCTTCCTCTCCCAGCTGCCCCCTGCTTTCCCGCCAGGACCGTGCCTCTTCTCCCAGCTGCCACCcactacccctccccctccaccccccgcaGGGCCACGCCGCTCCCAGCTGCCCCCTACAGGCCTCTTCTCCCAGCTGCCCCCGCACGGCTTCCGGGTCTGGCGGCGTTCCCAGCTGCCCCCAACCTGCCTCCGTTCCAAACTGCCCCCTCCGCTGCTGCTGCCacccccggcccctcccccggCAGACCCCACCCCGCCTGCGCTCTGCTTAGACTCATGGCGCGTGGACGGCCTCCAGTCCACGCCGCATATAGTGTGTCGTCGCTCCATGGTGCCCCCTGCAGGCCGAGGGTCGGCGTTGCTCATGGTCTGGCGGCGACCCTCGAGGCCTGTAGGCCGTTTCTCTTGACTTTCGTTTGCTAGGATGGTGTCCACGTTAAGACCTGGGACATATATGAATAAAACATCAGACAATAGCTGAATAAGGGAGTATTGTCCACTCATAAATAATCAAAACAATGTAACATTGAAAAGTGCTGAAGAATGTAGACCAGGTAGAACATTCAATTCAGCTGCCCCTCCACTCAAAAGATGAGCTCTGAGTGACAAAACTTAAGGATTaacattttttacttttattagGAACATAGTATGTTTCATTTTAttagctttaaaaaaatctcattaaattttattatgtttaaAAGTTATGTATTAGCCTGTATATGTATTATTGAAAGTTATATAAAAAGGTATAttaaaaatattcacagtacatttCTAAAATTTGGTGGGTTCATGTCCCCAGTGTCCCCAATGTAAATCACACCTATGTCACTGCTCTGAAGACTTGGATTAACCGTTGTCTTGAACTGCACTGCCAATTTAAATTCTTTGTACTCTAGTCATGGTCTTAATATGGGCCTCTAACGCCCAAACCCAGCTTGAAGACGGGCGCCTCCGTTCACCTGTTTTGAGCACCAGCAGGTGCAGTGCGTCGTCCCGCAGGTAGGAGGCAGCGGCGATCTCGTGCGTGGGGACGCGCAGCAGCAGCTTCTCGTTGTCCCTCCAGGTGAGCAGCAGGCAGCGGGCCGACAGGCTCAGGATGCAGTCCTGCTCCACGCTCGTCTGCAGCGGCAGGACCTTCAGCCTCTGCAAGCGCCAGGAAACGGGGCGTTTACGGGGCCGGCCGCTCGCCCCGGATTGGATGCGGAGCGGTGGGGTGGGAGGGCACTCACCCTGGCCATGTCCAGGAGCTGTAGCAGTTCATCGCGGCTGGAGGGGTTTAGCAAGCACGACACCCATGTCAGGTGACCTAGGAACTGTAAAGAGGTGGGGAATACACAAAGATAATACTGAAACAGGAAGTGGTGACCCTCTGGCCTCTTGCAGCTAGGTAGGACCCTCTGGCCTCATCTAACCCTAAAGCTGACACGCTGCCCTTCCTCAGTGGACTCTAAATGTGGAAGCATTAGCAATGTGAACGACAAAACTTAAGTGTGAGGCTGGTGGCACGGGTGTGACcgtgatgacacgggcgtgagcgtgatgacacgggcgtgacggtgatgacacgggcgtgagCGTAGTGACACGGGTGTGACGGTGATGACGCGGGCGTGAGCGTGATGACGCGGGCGTGAGCGTGGTGACACGGGCGTGAGCGTGGTGACACGGGAGTGAGCGTGGTGACACGGGAGTGAGCGTGGTGACACGGGAGTgagccagaggtggggactcgagtcacatgacttggactcgagtcagactcgagtcattaatattaagacttttgacttgacttgaaaaaatattcagagacttagacttgacttggacttttacatcaataacttgggacttgaattggacttgaacctgtttacttgcaaagacttgattttttttttaccccaaatctaaattttaaaacgtatattaatatttataaagtgcgccccattaatttcatttccgtccttctgacgcagaccggtgttacaccagattctgtgaccgtcgagttttgtgaccacagggggcgctatttcagtttctgttcagaggcacaaacgctttacgaattctacgtaaactacgctgatgcaccttctttactcgttttgttggtgtccacgagccaaaatatgacagatgtttatatttacattttatcgtctcttaattacataaatgtacttaaacaagatttaccatcccctcaccattgcagccaacaaagaaatcatgaatgggatgtacaggtgagcctttttaactggggtcaccaattctgacggcagccatcagaatatgtgaccccactgaatctccaggtaacaatagtagcctacaccgtgaccccacaataacagaaaacaatgaaaaaataaccctaaccttttattagtctatatttaaacattttatccaaatgtttagaataaccattcgtaatgacagcatcttgcttatgatgaagcttgctattttcgtgtaaaatgatgtaacgaaacattcttgtttaagtacatttatgtaattaagagaagataaaatgtaaatgatctgtcatcttttggctggcggacaccaacaaaacgagtaaagaaacgcatcagcgtagcattcgtaaagcgtgcctgtaaaaaaaaaaaaagactcgaaaggacttgaaattccaagtttcagacttgggacttgacttgacggttgcctgtcttgactcgagacttgacttgagttgactgtctttgcttgagacttgactcgggacttgaggataaagacttggacttacttgagacttgcaaaacactgacttggtcccacctctggagtGAGcgtgatgacacgggcgtgagCGTGGTGACACGAGAGTGACCGTGGTGACACGGGAGTGAGcgtgatgacacgggcgtgagcgtgatgacacgggcgtgagcgtgatgacacgggcgtgagcgtgatgacacgggcgtgagCGTGATGACACAGGCGTGTGCGTGATGACGCGGGCGTGTGCGTGATGACGCGGGCGTGAGcgtgatgacacgggcgtgagcgtgatgacacgggcgtgagcgtgatgacacgggcgtgagcgtgatgacacgggcgtgagcgtgatgacacgggcgtgagCGTGATGACTCGGGCGTGAGCCACTCACCTTGACCTCCTTCTCCACATAGTCGAAGATGAGGCGCTCTGGGTGGATGAGAAAGTCGGGCGGGTAGAGGGGCACGGTGTGGAGGGGGCGCCGGCGTGCACCTGCCCTCTCTGCTTGGCGCCGGGACGACTTTGGGAACACCAGGCGCTTGATAGGTGAGACGAACCCCTCCAGGAGGAGACACGGAGACATGGTCATGTGGGGAAAGGGAGCGAAGACAGGACAGGCCAGCAGTCAAGTCCAGCTGAAGATGAAGGATTCACCCAATCGGCAGTAtttgcacatatatatatatatatatatatatatatatatatatatatatatacacacagtatgTCCAGTATATACATATATCCATGCAGTGTGCACAGTAGTCTAACAGAGACATGAAgaataaatatattttgtatatCTCAGTATAATTTATATTAGAACAGTAGAAGTGCATTTGACAAAATTGACACATACAGACAAAACATTTAgcttgttacacacacacacacacaacaaagcaCTTTGTATAGGGGCCCCAAATAACATCTGAAAGCATTCAAGCTTTTCTTTTAAATGTTCTGATTGTGATAGTGAAGCATGTCTCCTATGAAACCTGAAATTACACCACAGCTGAAGCCCTGAGTGAAGACATCCATTTTGTGCCACATCATACATCATACCAAATGAGAGAAAACCCAATTAGCCACGTGACCTGCCAGTGATTGTGATCTGCTAGGCTGCTTTAGCTTTAGTTCAACAGCTGCTCTTGTGCAGGTTCACCCAACACTAAACATGAATGAAGTGCCTGCAGCTCCTGCAGAGACATCATCAGAGAGACAGCtgtgagagtggagagacagcTCCTACAGAGCCAtcatcagagagacagcagtgagagtggagagacagctcgtgcagagacatcatcagagagacagcagtgagagtggagagacagctcctacagagacatcatcagagagacagcagagagagtggagagacagctcgtgcagagacatcatcagagagacagctgtgagagtggagagacagcTCGTGCAGAGACATCATCAGTGAGACAGCtgtgagagtggagagacagctcctacagagacatcatcagagagacagcagagagagtggagagacagctcgtgcagagacatcatcagagagacagctgtgagagtggagagacagcTCGTGCAGAGACATCATCAGTGAGACAGCtgtgagagtggagagacagctcgtgcagagacatcatcagagagacagcagagagagtggagagacagctcgtgcagagacatcatcagagagacagctgtgagagtggagagacagcTCGTGCAGAGACATCATCAGTGAGACAGCtgtgagagtggagagacagctcgtgcagagacatcatcagagagacagcagtgagagtggagagacagctcctacagagacatcatcagagagacagcagtgagagtggagagacagctcgtgcagagacatcatcagagagacagctgtgagagtggagagacagctcctacagagacatcatcagagagacagcagtgagagtggagagacagcTCGTGCAGAGACATCATCAGAGAGACAGCTGTGAGACTGGAGACAGCTCCTACAGAGACATCATCAGAGACACAGCtgtgagagtggagagacagctcgtgcagagacatcatcagagagacagcagtgagagtggagagacagctcctacagagacatcatcagagagacagcagtgagagtggagagacacCTCGTGCAGAGACATCATCAGAGAGACAGCtgtgagagtggagagacagctcctacagagacatcatcagagagacagctgtgagagtggagagacagctcctacagagacatcatcagagacacagctgtgagagtggagagacagctcctgcagagacatcatcagagagacagcagtgagagtggagagacagctcctacagagacatcatcagagacacagctgtgagagtggagagacagctcctacagagacatcatcagagacacagctgtgagagtggagagacagctcctacagagacatcatcagagacacagctgtgagagtggagagacagctcatgcagagacatcatcagagagacagctgtgagagtggagagacagcTCCTGCAGAGACATCATCAGTGAGACAGCtgtgagagtggagagacagctcctacagagacatcatcagagacacagctgtgagagtggagagacagcTCCTACAGAGACATCATCAGTGAGACAGCtgtgagagtggagagacagctcatgcagagacatcatcagagagacagctgtgagagtggagagacagctcctgcagagacatcatcagagagacagatgggagagtggagagacagctcctacagagacatcatcagagacacagctgtgagagtggagagacagctcctacagagacatcatcagagacacagctgtgagagtggagagacagctcctgcagagacatcatcagagacacagctgtgagagtggagagacagctcatgcagagacatcatcagagagacagctgtgagagtggagagacagcTCATGCAGAGACATCATCAGAGAGACAGCTGTGAGAGTGGAGAGGCAGCTCCTACAGAGACATCATCAGAGACACAGCTCCTACAGAGACATCATCAGAGACACAGCtgtgagagtggagagacagctcctacagagacatcatcagagacacagctgtgagagtggagagacagctcctacagagacatcatcagagacacagctgtgagagtggagagacagctcatgcagagacatcatcagagagacagctgtgagagtggagagacagcTCCTGCAGAGACATCATCAGTGAGACAGCtgtgagagtggagagacagctcctacagagacatcatcagagacacagctgtgagagtggagagacagcTCCTACAGAGACATCATCAGTGAGACAGCtgtgagagtggagagacagctcatgcagagacatcatcagagagacagctgtgagagtggagagacagcTCCTGCAGAGACATCATCAGTGAGACAGCtgtgagagtggagagacagctcctacagagacatcatcagagacacagctgtgagagtggagagacagcTCCTACAGAGACATCATCAGTGAGACAGCtgtgagagtggagagacagctcatgcagagacatcatcagagagacagctgtgagagtggagagacagctcctgcagagacatcatcagagagacagcagtgagagtggagagacagcTCATGCAGAGACATCATCAGACAGACAGCTGTGAGACTGGAGACAGCTCCTACAGAGACATCATCAGAGACACAGCtgtgagagtggagagacagcTCCTACAGAGACATCATCAGTGAGACAGCtgtgagagtggagagacagctcatgcagagacatcatcagagagacagctgtgagagtggagagacagctcctgcagagacatcatcagagagacagcagtgagagtggagagacagcTCATGCAGAGACATCATCAGACAGACAGCTGTGAGACTGGAGACAGCTCCTACAGAGACATCATCAGAGACACAGCTGTGAGACTGGAAACAGCTCCTGCAGAGACATCATCAGAGAGACAGCtgtgagagtggagagacagcTCGTGCAGAGTTACAGCCATGACACAGGCCCCATTAGCAACCTGCTGATTTACATGTGTGTAATCTAGTGATTTGACATGTGCTTGGGGATTTGTGTTATGGAGATATGGAGATACAGGCAGGGGGagagataaacagagagagacagataactTGTAAAACCACATTACAGTTCCTTCAGAGATGACTGATAGCAAATGTGTCCTATAAGTCAACCTGACTTTTACAGTCATTTTACAGTGTAAGTGatctgtgtctctgtgctttTGTGTCAATCACTCAACCCTGTGTGTATAGATGTAGATTTTGGTGTGTGCACCGAGAGACgaacaaagaaaataaatagaGTACAGCAGAGCAGAACtaacagaacagaacaaaacTGAACAAACCAACCCAACAGACCAAaacaacagaacagcagaaaaaaactaaaacaaaacaacaaaacagtgaaatgaaACAAAATCACTCCATTTGCACATTTGTTTAAAACATTTGATTCAGCTCTGCCATTCTGTAATAAGAAAATGAAGGAAGAAGGTATTTACATCTGAAATGAGAGTGTTATAGGAGGCTCACGTTGGGCTAGCTCTGCCAGAGTCCTTCTGTCAGCTACTCAGACAGCGCTAACAGAATACATGAAGAGTTTTAGCCCTGCGCCCATCCTGCTTTGATCAACCCCAAACAATACACACTCCTCAGTGATATTCACAGGGCAGGAATATGAGTGAGGTGtgttcccgtgtgtgtgtgtgtgtgtgtgtgtgtgtgtgtgtgtgtgtgtgtgtgtgtgtgtgtgtgtgtgtgtgtgtgtgtgtgtgtgtgtgtgtgtgtgtgtgtgtgtgtgtgtaagtatgcaACAGTCCTGTTTTGTccaaacccctaaccctaacccccaaaAACCCATCCACAAAGacaagagagaaaacagaaacaTATACCCAAAAGAGACAAAATCCACACGGCTGGGGAAACAGAAACAGATTTCTGTCTGAATGTGGAGTAGCTGGTAAGAGCTTCAAACTAAATGCCAAGCGTGTTCAAACTGATAACAACTGCTTATTAGTGTGTAGCTGTGAAGTCAGGTGAACGACTAAcataaacaacaacacaaaccaaaacacacacactgctgatgcTAAAGAGGAAACACACATATATCATGTCATAGAGCCAAACAGGCAGACGAACACATAGATGCATTAACGCATACACCCATACATCGGTATAAACACATCACCCTGGGACAAAAGAGAGGCATAGAAACCTAAAATGCTGATATCTTAATCGTGGGTGACCTAAGCTGTTAAAACACACCTAGAATCAAAGACCTCAAGAGATCTTAccttcttcagtttcttgggTTCATAGTCCATATCAGCTGCCggcatgtgtatgtttgtatctggatgtgtgtgtgtgtgtgtgtgtgtgtgtgggcagggcTGGCCTGATCTCTCAGCCCCCTGGAGCCAGGCAGGACACCACAACCAGCCAGGAAACAAGCTTCCTGTTAGAAAGGAAACTCCACCAGAGTCCATTCTAAACCGTCCACCAGCCCCTCCAGAGCGAGCCCTCCAgtgtacgcacgcacgcacacacacacacacacacacacacacacacacacacacacaaacacataccgATAGTTTTAAATTAGCCCAGGACTAGGCTTGATCTGTTCCAAGGACACTGGTCCAAAATGGCGCTCCCACACATTTGAACTACACAGTTATTCTAATAAGTAAAAACAAATTCCACAAATTATTATGCCCTGTAAGGCTTAAAAATATAACATCTGCCATGTctgacattttctttttgtcatttttgtaATTTTCAGGTTAGCCTCAAGGCTGTCCCTGTAATATGAGTTTTATTGTTTAAGATCAAAATATGTTTAATGGTTAACAGATGTTTTAATTAAAACCCAAACATGTCAAGTATGAGAATTACAATTAACCATCACACAGGTTAATTTGACTTGAGGGGAACTCTTCTACGCTGCACTTCTCGTTATGTCCACGCGGGGGCAGTATGTGATCGGCTCGGCAGTGTGGAGAGGCGTGGCACCTCTGAGCAGAGGGACTCTGCGGGAGGCATAAAAGGCTCACGGCACCTGCAGGGAAGCTCTGAATAACTACGCGCTGCCGTCACGTCCACACTGTACGTTTCTCACAGGCTCTCCGTCTTAAACATGATGGGAAGGATGTGATCTAATGCGTTGCGTGTACACGGGCACAGTACGTTACCCAGCACTGATGTAAAACCACACCTTTTGTACCGCTGATAGCGGAATAAAAAAATACCTGCATTTAATACAATCCATCATGTTCTCATAGGGCGTAGATGATCTGAGCACTGAAGCCGTTACGTTACCTTTACTCTTAAAGTGGAGGATTTCAATTCCCTGCTGCTCACGAGACGCAGACTTTCTCCCCTCCACTGAGACACCAGCTCAAAAGGGGCTTGATAATGACCTGTCGACTCCATCCATTTATGTGGTGCTTTTAGGAAACGTTTGATCAGACTCCTGAACTTGCAACCGCACCGGGACGGGCAAGAGCGGATTGAGTCCTACGCGTGCACGTGTAAATTGTACGCCAACACGTTAGGGAGAGTGTctatgtgaacgtgcatgttcACGTGCAAAGCGTGATTCCGTAGACCGTACAAGCTAATTGCACTGCTCATCCTGGGATTTGCAGCGAGATCCagtcgcgcgcgcgcgcgcgctcgtGCGTGTGTCGCCGCAGAGGGTGCTGTTGACCCGGGGGCGTGCAGTAAAAGGGCTAGTGGAGTGGAGCTAAGGAGGGGTCAGCTATCGAAAGCTCTTCAGCGTGGATCCAGTGCAGCTCAACTTAACCCGCCCGTAGTTACCACGGCAACCCGCCAAAAGATGGCACGTGCGTCTTTGAGTGGCCGCGTGCGTCTGTGCAGCGCTCAGCTCTCCAGCAGGGAAGCGCGAGCCACGTAATTACCCTCGCCGGCTGCACGTTCCGTCTTCGTATTCAGCTTCTGAGGTACAACATGCCAGTCAACAATGTCGCCGAAGCAGTCCGCAACGCTATTGATTATTTCCCAATTTTAGCAATGCGAAGAAAATAAAAGTTATAAGAGGAGATGGCTGAGGTTAATAGTAAATGATGTGTTCTCTAGACGCCCTGTTTCTGGTTTATTTCAGTGGTTATTCCCCACTGAAGTGGTACAGTAAATGACGCGCGTAAGTTTGACATGTCTTACCTCAAAACCAGAGATGTACAAACCTAGCAATAAACGAAAAAAGATATCTGAAATAAGACAAGTATTTTAAAAATCCTTGTTCAAAGTCCTCGCTACTGCTAAACTACATAGAATTTCCTTAGTCTTACCTCTGCGATACCAAAACGGCCAATAAAATTTGTACAGAGAAATATGCTTTATATCAAGTGAATACATCTATGGCCATGCAGAGCCGCCACTACAGTGTGATCTGCTAGACCCACTCTAGATAAGTCACTTTAGAGCACCTGCGTCTTACGCTGAGGTACGTCGAGCTTCTCATGTCAGCCCAGACCAAACGTCGGCCAGATCACAAAGGCAAACGCCAACAGCAAATTTCTACCTGCTTTATCGCACAAAATAaccttttcattaaaaaaaaagaaagacccAAACAATGCAGTccgtttttcttttttcttatttCCCCAAGGCTGCAGGCTCAGCCATTTTTACTACAATTTTTCCCCAACTACATTTTGATCATACCTTGAGATTTTTTTCTTCATATATACTTTTCTGTTTCTTATCTTTACAGATAAACAATGCAATATGATCAAAAACCATctcaacacacatacattccaagaaaaagaaaataaataaaggacAGTCATACTAACACACTGGCACCATTCCAATATTCTGTATACATATAAAAAGTCTTATATGTATGCATTGATATACCAGACGAAGAATCATATCATGGCCACAgagtaataaaaataaagatagtaaatcaataaataaattacCTGTTGAAGGAAAATGGATTATTCAACTGGCTACTCTCACCATTCACATAAGCAAGGTAATACACAACTGGCACTGTTTCCAACTCACTAGAACAATAATTATTTAGACCAGAACAGCTTTCAAGACAGTCCTGGGCTAAGCTGATTGGTTCATCTAGAATTTAACACGTAGaagtcttcatcatcatcatcatcatcatcatcatcattaccaTGTGCTGGCATTTTTTGAGATCAGTTTTGGCATTGCAGTACAATCCATCAGATGTATTTCCCTTTAGATGTCAATCCTTTAACACTTGACCTTTAAACTCTAACCTCAATCATGTTCCTCGTGTGCCATCTCTGAGAACAGGAGATCGTTGCCAAGCAACGGCAATGTCCCGTGCCCCATGCATGCACGGGCGCAACGTTGTAGCACCAGCCGTGATCTTGGACACTGTCTTCCTGTAATGTTCACCTTCCTGCTCCCAGATGCACCAGTGTGCAGTGACTCAGAGCTACAGGCGACCCCACCTAGTGGTGGGAGGGTGGGACTGCCCTATACACTAGTTTCATA
This sequence is a window from Brachyhypopomus gauderio isolate BG-103 chromosome 21, BGAUD_0.2, whole genome shotgun sequence. Protein-coding genes within it:
- the ccm2l gene encoding cerebral cavernous malformations 2 protein-like; protein product: MDSGGVSFLTGSLFPGWLWCPAWLQGAERSGQPCPHTHTHTHTHPDTNIHMPAADMDYEPKKLKKGFVSPIKRLVFPKSSRRQAERAGARRRPLHTVPLYPPDFLIHPERLIFDYVEKEVKFLGHLTWVSCLLNPSSRDELLQLLDMARRLKVLPLQTSVEQDCILSLSARCLLLTWRDNEKLLLRVPTHEIAAASYLRDDALHLLVLKTGLNVDTILANESQEKRPTGLEGRRQTMSNADPRPAGGTMERRHTICGVDWRPSTRHESKQSAGGVGSAGGGAGGGSSSGGGSLERRQVGGSWERRQTRKPCGGSWEKRPVGGSWERRGPAGGGGGGVVGGSWEKRHGPGGKAGGSWERKQGQGGSWERRQACMGSWERGKTYGSWERRNHNPLEPTPCPDAYCNLVVLAVENRDAAEEYCALICQMFQIIYGHQTIECVDRAGYHYAMPDRYWLQRSDSCLTDMTYGYDTDFSCCSSYDGSQDAFEPYYSENYTDNSSLSYQDSHRSQASIHSDSEPSSASLQLMQDYMITLRSKLSPQEIQQFALLLREYRVGAPLDQFCTDLLRLYGDSRKFLLLGMRPFIPDPDVGAFEAFLEGIGIREGGILTDSFGRIKRSMSSTSATAVRGYDGGSAPCGAHDFNRRISDIAHDIEALGFEEGDGDIEEEDYYL